A part of Acidobacteriota bacterium genomic DNA contains:
- a CDS encoding prepilin-type N-terminal cleavage/methylation domain-containing protein: MNTTTPSRPRRSSRGFSLVEAIITLLLVSIIIVAATAAFVQNQRVTTSEVLRATLRSNLRYAVNAMAGDLRAIGAFSKWSQISAVGAYAFSMLECTNTNWTPFASAGSNLGQYTGYDAGLPDRVRIADPDIINDARLYADYNPPSSQIKSIKLTGAQFEEGDLLIITDANLVGNPLDPNAAIHADLLVPTTIQNPTTGNPFTEITINPGNTSGGINPPNGLSYPYPSGSVLYKIRIWEYFIDASLADGIPRLYRREVRSVNSYPELVAEYVEDLQVALWLDTNNNGVMEASEWMNSNFQNLIANKSQLAFLRGMRITLVGRTPMVPEAIAGRNIGGSIYYQRPAIEDRAAGVVSGAPMYREVYQEIVYLRNMRPPQS, translated from the coding sequence ATGAACACCACGACCCCGTCCCGACCCCGCCGCTCCTCCCGCGGGTTCTCCCTGGTGGAGGCCATCATCACCCTCCTCCTGGTCTCCATCATCATCGTCGCCGCCACGGCGGCCTTCGTGCAGAACCAGCGCGTCACCACGTCGGAGGTGCTCCGGGCCACCCTGCGGTCGAACCTGCGCTACGCCGTCAACGCGATGGCCGGCGACCTGCGCGCCATCGGGGCCTTCAGCAAGTGGTCCCAGATCTCGGCGGTGGGCGCCTACGCCTTCTCCATGCTGGAGTGCACCAACACCAACTGGACGCCCTTCGCCTCGGCGGGGTCCAACCTGGGGCAGTACACCGGCTACGACGCCGGCCTCCCCGACCGGGTCCGCATCGCCGACCCCGACATCATCAACGACGCCCGCCTCTACGCCGACTACAACCCGCCCTCCTCCCAGATCAAGTCCATCAAGCTGACCGGGGCCCAGTTCGAGGAGGGCGACCTGCTAATCATCACCGACGCGAACCTCGTGGGCAACCCGCTGGACCCCAATGCCGCCATCCACGCCGACCTGCTGGTCCCCACCACCATCCAGAACCCCACCACGGGAAACCCCTTCACCGAGATCACCATCAACCCGGGGAACACGAGCGGCGGCATCAACCCGCCCAACGGCCTGAGCTACCCGTACCCCTCCGGTTCCGTCCTGTACAAGATCCGGATCTGGGAGTACTTCATCGACGCGAGCCTGGCCGACGGCATCCCGCGGCTCTACCGGCGCGAGGTGCGCTCCGTCAACTCCTACCCCGAGCTGGTGGCCGAGTACGTGGAGGACCTCCAGGTCGCCCTCTGGCTCGACACCAACAACAACGGGGTCATGGAGGCCTCGGAGTGGATGAACAGCAACTTCCAGAACCTCATCGCCAACAAGAGCCAGCTGGCCTTTCTCCGGGGGATGCGGATCACCCTGGTGGGGCGAACCCCCATGGTCCCCGAGGCCATCGCGGGCCGCAACATCGGCGGGAGCATCTACTACCAGCGCCCCGCCATCGAGGACCGGGCCGCCGGCGTCGTCAGCGGCGCCCCGATGTACCGCGAGGTGTACCAGGAGATCGTCTACCTGCGCAACATGCGCCCCCCGCAGAGCTGA
- a CDS encoding VWA domain-containing protein: protein MKIIRFVSLCIALAALAALAPAQDGQNQPVYDPNDPVGRVLPPNLHFLVDTSGSMSCAPNGASGGQCSNFDLLGWNSASKIYITKRAITGLMSRNTIRARWSLWIYCNTSSNRVSYRSIAGNYRASGKPTTALYQTTSPVYDTWVFARNNCTTGTNRDRMLTPIYHVPGTTTAVDPDPEQWFKSSVDAGYDNRPDIRNWCDRVWARTPPAAVTCGSTGTPFLTEFDAYGNTPIGYSMQSMLMYVMGKNLGGGNQLPYCYNIATDSMYSLSPTEAQLDRYAACRENDILLLTDGVSNCGTGPTTAAATLWNTHKMKTFVVGFGMQSAGDKATLNTIAVAGGTNQAYFADNEAQLLEALMNAIGQTGTEISGDSEPILGFVPPNARTWPATMPANVKMQNVVYKAGTTFAPTFSGHLRAFQALTVNASDPNNKIDFLTDFSRNSPYKLWDAADVLLADISADPDARKVYFSDAGNNVLEFTTQKRSQIRSLTGLSALSNTEMDQFINYVRRMPLGPITFCTPVFIGPPNPDAFSTAEYQTWAKSETLKNRCPMILMGANDGMIHCFSAVTGKEIWALIPYAFLKGDASTTPKLYRELYGSGNFANQGQPDVYGARIYNRRPHYYYVASPLKAATLRKNLTSNPWRTYCMFGLGGGGEEYYCLDVTSAIGATGSPDAFTPPTVAWRFSGSVSKPCGETWSVPAIGQFGPPVGGYPHGRWIAAVGSGFDLKPPSEPGKGKTLWFLDLDTGATIKQWDLNDGSTTIFGADATKLVSSVANCLFAPPVMFDSPSDNDSFVDSIYFGDYKGHLYKIDVDAANPANSTFGLFFTNKNGTPIYCNPDVAEFSVTGVGKRTLVTFSEYGAPVDLDAAPVVYANRLPGVYYCLVDENCGSGNVLAGDLAVSSGTSSSFSLTGTGKGFYFQMPSASEGESTFFRPTVFAQQVGTQVKFWMAGTSYKFFPNATPGITCDPVNHTVGGGKSSAYVLDLYNGAYFPSGQPTDLGIGGVFYGRASAFHKGARGEGWVDVGTGDMKGFGYSSTSGAFSEFGAGNLTYDMNPTQAVQVLNQYWRELH, encoded by the coding sequence ATGAAGATCATCCGCTTCGTTTCGCTCTGCATCGCGCTGGCCGCCCTGGCCGCCCTGGCCCCCGCCCAGGACGGGCAGAACCAGCCCGTCTACGACCCGAACGACCCCGTCGGCCGGGTGCTCCCACCCAACCTCCACTTCCTGGTGGACACCTCGGGGTCCATGTCCTGCGCCCCCAACGGCGCCAGCGGCGGGCAGTGCTCCAATTTCGACCTGCTGGGCTGGAACTCCGCCTCCAAGATCTACATCACCAAGCGGGCCATCACGGGGCTGATGTCGCGCAACACCATCCGCGCCCGGTGGTCGCTGTGGATCTACTGCAACACCTCGTCCAACCGGGTGAGCTACCGCTCCATCGCGGGCAACTACAGAGCCTCCGGCAAACCCACCACCGCGCTCTACCAGACGACGTCCCCCGTCTACGACACCTGGGTCTTCGCCCGGAACAACTGTACCACCGGCACCAACCGCGACCGGATGCTCACCCCCATCTACCACGTCCCGGGGACCACCACCGCGGTGGACCCCGACCCCGAGCAGTGGTTCAAGTCCAGCGTGGACGCCGGCTACGACAACCGGCCGGACATCCGGAACTGGTGCGACCGGGTGTGGGCCCGCACCCCGCCGGCGGCCGTCACCTGCGGTAGCACGGGGACCCCTTTCCTGACCGAGTTCGACGCGTACGGCAACACCCCCATCGGCTACTCCATGCAGTCGATGCTCATGTACGTCATGGGGAAGAACCTCGGGGGCGGCAACCAGCTCCCCTACTGCTACAACATCGCCACCGACAGCATGTACTCCCTCAGCCCCACCGAGGCGCAGCTGGACCGCTACGCGGCGTGCCGCGAGAACGACATACTGCTCCTGACCGACGGGGTGAGCAACTGCGGGACCGGCCCCACCACCGCCGCGGCGACCCTCTGGAACACCCACAAGATGAAGACCTTCGTCGTCGGGTTCGGCATGCAGTCCGCCGGCGACAAGGCCACCCTCAACACCATCGCCGTGGCGGGCGGCACCAACCAGGCCTACTTCGCCGACAACGAGGCCCAGCTCCTCGAGGCCCTCATGAACGCCATCGGGCAGACGGGCACCGAGATCAGCGGCGACAGCGAGCCGATCCTCGGCTTCGTCCCGCCCAACGCCCGCACCTGGCCGGCCACCATGCCGGCCAACGTCAAGATGCAGAACGTGGTCTACAAGGCCGGGACGACTTTCGCCCCCACCTTCTCCGGTCACCTCCGGGCCTTCCAGGCCCTGACGGTGAACGCCTCCGACCCCAACAACAAGATCGACTTCCTCACCGACTTCTCCCGCAACTCCCCGTACAAGCTGTGGGACGCCGCCGACGTCCTCCTGGCCGACATCTCCGCGGACCCCGACGCGCGGAAGGTCTACTTCTCCGACGCCGGCAACAACGTGCTGGAGTTCACCACGCAGAAGCGGTCCCAGATCCGCTCGCTCACGGGCCTGAGCGCCCTGAGCAACACGGAGATGGACCAGTTCATCAACTACGTCCGGCGGATGCCCCTGGGCCCCATCACCTTCTGCACCCCGGTCTTCATCGGCCCGCCGAACCCCGACGCCTTCAGCACCGCCGAGTACCAGACCTGGGCCAAGAGCGAGACCCTGAAGAACCGCTGCCCCATGATCCTCATGGGGGCCAACGACGGGATGATCCACTGCTTCTCGGCGGTCACGGGCAAGGAGATCTGGGCGCTGATCCCCTACGCTTTCCTGAAGGGCGACGCCTCCACGACGCCCAAGCTCTACCGCGAACTCTACGGGAGCGGCAACTTCGCCAACCAGGGCCAGCCGGACGTCTACGGCGCCCGCATCTACAACCGGCGGCCCCACTACTACTACGTCGCGTCCCCCCTCAAGGCGGCCACGCTGCGGAAGAACCTGACCTCCAACCCCTGGCGGACCTACTGCATGTTCGGCCTGGGCGGCGGGGGCGAGGAGTACTACTGCCTCGACGTCACCAGCGCCATCGGCGCCACCGGGTCCCCTGACGCCTTCACCCCGCCCACCGTCGCCTGGCGTTTCAGCGGCTCCGTGTCCAAGCCCTGCGGCGAGACCTGGTCGGTCCCCGCCATCGGCCAGTTCGGGCCCCCCGTCGGCGGGTACCCCCACGGCCGCTGGATCGCCGCCGTCGGCTCCGGCTTCGACCTGAAGCCCCCGTCCGAGCCCGGCAAGGGCAAGACCCTCTGGTTCTTGGACCTGGACACGGGGGCCACCATCAAGCAGTGGGACCTCAACGACGGCTCCACCACCATCTTCGGCGCGGACGCCACCAAGCTGGTCTCCTCGGTGGCCAACTGCCTCTTCGCCCCCCCGGTCATGTTCGATTCGCCCTCCGACAATGACAGTTTCGTCGACTCCATCTACTTCGGCGATTACAAGGGGCACCTCTACAAGATCGACGTGGACGCCGCCAACCCCGCCAACTCCACCTTCGGCCTCTTCTTCACCAACAAGAACGGCACCCCCATCTACTGCAACCCCGACGTGGCCGAGTTCAGCGTCACCGGCGTCGGCAAGCGCACCCTCGTCACCTTCTCGGAGTACGGCGCCCCCGTCGACCTCGACGCGGCGCCGGTGGTCTACGCCAACCGCCTGCCGGGGGTCTACTACTGCCTGGTGGACGAGAACTGCGGGAGCGGCAACGTGCTGGCCGGCGACCTCGCCGTGTCCTCGGGGACCTCGTCCTCCTTCTCCCTGACGGGCACCGGCAAGGGCTTCTATTTCCAGATGCCCAGCGCCTCGGAAGGGGAGAGCACCTTCTTCCGGCCCACCGTCTTCGCCCAGCAGGTGGGGACCCAGGTGAAGTTCTGGATGGCCGGGACCTCCTACAAGTTCTTCCCCAACGCCACCCCCGGGATCACCTGCGACCCCGTCAACCACACGGTGGGCGGCGGCAAGTCGTCGGCCTACGTCCTCGACCTCTACAACGGCGCCTACTTCCCCAGCGGGCAGCCCACCGACCTGGGCATCGGCGGCGTCTTCTACGGGCGCGCCTCCGCCTTCCACAAGGGGGCCCGCGGCGAGGGCTGGGTGGACGTGGGGACCGGGGACATGAAGGGTTTCGGCTACTCGTCCACGTCCGGCGCCTTCAGCGAGTTCGGGGCGGGCAACCTGACCTACGACATGAACCCCACGCAGGCTGTCCAGGTCCTGAACCAGTACTGGCGCGAGCTGCACTGA